One stretch of Paenibacillus sp. FSL R5-0341 DNA includes these proteins:
- a CDS encoding phosphatase PAP2 family protein, which yields MQLLKSKSYWLSLSLMLSLAVMGLFYDILNSPERGFVVLDSSLDRFIPYVPAMSIPYLGWYPFVFGVLAYLCAKDRLTYYRVLLSMNICVWICYLIYFNFQTMVPRPELTGTGLGASVLGWLYSQDRPYNCFPSIHSLHSYLVMRAVLSVPSIRKPIKILVAAGAATIIVSTLMIKQHVIYDALGAVILGECVLTIITGLSQYRRRRKESKWTEGIS from the coding sequence GTGCAATTGTTAAAAAGCAAATCCTATTGGCTGTCATTGAGTTTAATGCTGTCTTTGGCCGTCATGGGGCTGTTCTACGATATTTTAAATAGTCCGGAACGCGGGTTCGTAGTGCTTGATTCCTCGCTTGACCGGTTCATTCCCTATGTGCCTGCCATGTCCATTCCATATTTGGGCTGGTACCCGTTTGTATTTGGTGTGCTGGCTTACCTGTGTGCTAAGGATCGCCTGACGTATTACCGCGTTTTGTTATCCATGAATATCTGTGTCTGGATCTGTTATCTGATCTACTTCAACTTTCAGACCATGGTACCGCGTCCGGAACTAACGGGGACAGGTCTGGGAGCATCTGTTCTGGGGTGGCTCTATAGCCAGGATCGCCCTTATAATTGTTTTCCAAGTATTCATTCTCTTCACTCTTATCTCGTTATGCGTGCCGTTCTCTCGGTTCCAAGCATCCGCAAACCCATCAAGATTCTGGTGGCCGCCGGGGCAGCAACCATTATCGTATCCACGCTAATGATCAAACAGCATGTGATTTACGATGCCCTGGGTGCAGTCATACTCGGCGAATGTGTTCTCACCATCATAACTGGCCTCTCTCAATACCGGAGACGCAGAAAAGAATCGAAGTGGACAGAGGGGATCAGCTGA
- a CDS encoding sialidase family protein, translating into MPVVNITGALGGSQFEPSIAVNILLPNIMCVVAVDTSAGPTRTGFYRSIDGGQTWTTAILPQPAGYEGAEAPTIDYTFPSTFIVTVHVFNGENDGTIISYTSLDDGVTWTPPVFINRGYGLVVHNDEPFIACDRTPGSPYRGNVYVGYTPLATAASSIFLQRSEDVASTWQIPSRISIQEVSMIGRPSGLDSQGKSTPVISSRVLGVRMRYFGLPMTGALHSSHLLAISPL; encoded by the coding sequence ATGCCGGTTGTAAATATTACAGGAGCACTGGGTGGCAGTCAGTTCGAACCGTCCATTGCGGTTAATATATTACTTCCCAATATTATGTGCGTTGTTGCGGTCGATACAAGTGCGGGACCGACACGGACCGGATTCTATCGTTCCATTGACGGGGGGCAGACCTGGACGACAGCAATCTTGCCACAGCCTGCCGGATACGAAGGTGCGGAAGCGCCTACGATTGATTATACCTTTCCGAGTACATTCATTGTGACGGTGCATGTGTTCAATGGGGAGAATGACGGAACGATTATCAGCTATACATCACTTGACGATGGGGTGACCTGGACTCCGCCTGTATTTATAAACAGAGGTTACGGACTCGTTGTCCACAATGATGAACCGTTTATTGCCTGTGACCGCACACCAGGCAGTCCGTATCGAGGGAATGTTTATGTTGGCTATACCCCGCTGGCAACGGCAGCGTCTTCAATCTTTTTACAACGATCTGAGGATGTGGCGTCAACCTGGCAGATTCCGAGTCGAATTTCCATCCAAGAGGTTTCCATGATCGGGCGACCATCGGGATTGGATTCACAGGGGAAGTCTACGCCGGTTATATCCTCACGGGTCCTGGGAGTGCGTATGCGTTACTTCGGACTTCCTATGACGGGGGCACTACATTCCAGCCACCTATTAGCAATCAGTCCACTCTAA
- a CDS encoding anti-sigma factor, with product MIERHEEWSDLAPMYVLGGLEAEEVAAFEAHMANCEPCRQEVRELQEVTGFLPLAAEPVAPPPGMRARVLGNVLGHVQESAEAKPAAAPAQPEAPVVLQEDLAPQHERAARVEEAAQAQPWQPQARARARSSSAWRIASAALAAAALLLGVYTAQLQSQIDSLTQQAAGSSATQEQLVQAQAQNAQLQEQLASALEPAQGMQTGEAVKLNPATQDIVAQGLATIVIDSKGTHLVVQAENLPNLEGNEAFQVWLIKGDTPQNAGTFLSRDGTGAVYYTLDSANDYDTVAITLEPDAMGDEPRGTMILAAKIKG from the coding sequence ATGATAGAACGACATGAGGAGTGGTCTGATCTGGCACCGATGTATGTGCTGGGCGGACTGGAAGCAGAGGAAGTGGCGGCGTTTGAAGCGCATATGGCCAATTGCGAACCTTGTCGCCAGGAGGTGAGGGAATTGCAGGAAGTGACTGGCTTCCTGCCACTTGCGGCGGAACCTGTAGCACCGCCGCCTGGCATGCGAGCACGTGTGCTGGGCAACGTGCTCGGACATGTGCAGGAGAGCGCCGAGGCGAAGCCAGCGGCTGCTCCTGCACAGCCTGAAGCACCCGTGGTGCTTCAGGAGGACCTTGCGCCGCAGCACGAACGTGCGGCCCGGGTGGAAGAGGCTGCCCAGGCACAGCCATGGCAGCCACAAGCACGCGCGCGTGCGCGCAGCAGCAGCGCCTGGCGCATAGCCAGTGCCGCCCTTGCGGCAGCGGCACTGTTGCTGGGCGTGTACACGGCGCAGCTGCAGAGCCAGATCGACTCGCTGACGCAGCAGGCGGCGGGCTCGTCGGCTACGCAAGAGCAACTGGTGCAGGCACAGGCGCAGAATGCGCAGCTGCAGGAGCAGCTGGCATCAGCTCTGGAACCTGCACAGGGCATGCAGACGGGCGAGGCAGTGAAGCTTAATCCTGCAACGCAGGATATTGTAGCTCAGGGTCTCGCAACCATCGTGATTGACAGCAAGGGCACTCACCTGGTTGTGCAGGCTGAGAACTTGCCGAACCTGGAAGGCAACGAGGCATTTCAGGTCTGGTTGATCAAGGGAGATACCCCTCAGAATGCGGGGACTTTCCTTAGTCGTGACGGCACGGGAGCGGTATACTACACATTGGATTCGGCGAACGACTATGATACGGTTGCGATCACGCTTGAACCGGATGCCATGGGAGATGAGCCGCGCGGTACGATGATTTTGGCTGCCAAGATCAAAGGATAA
- a CDS encoding ATP-binding protein, translating to MQFSKMFVLNMGMLITIAYLASVFYKYIVIRISSRMKQISSVLVLIFAGWISTVFGLQLTDEVIFDLRYVPLIVAVLTYRQPYSVIIVGVGIGLSRLTFGITDATVAAVINMSLLGLICAGLNIWMRRSNFRLISKGVLVILIVNVFNSIGIAIFGVIPATYFFSHIMPYTLPTGIALSLMFAFILRDFQNEQNRILLIQSTNRLLSVQKEELQKAQIVLEDRAKQLMIASQYKSEFLANMSHELRTPLNSVINFAQMISENADTMDQEEIVRFSTMIDHSGQELLTLINDILDLSKVEAGRLDIVLEDISVAQLTEDAMSHFQLVAEKKGIELQMDKKPGLPETLWSDPQRVQQILRNLMSNAIKFTHRGKVTLTVSTKQIKNASIQNRWLVFSVQDTGIGISEDKHHSIFEAFQQADGSISRKFGGTGLGLSISRDLARLLGGSIELESVEGKGSTFHLYLPLNREKMS from the coding sequence ATGCAATTTTCAAAAATGTTCGTATTGAATATGGGGATGCTTATAACGATTGCCTATCTTGCTAGTGTGTTCTATAAATATATCGTAATACGTATCTCTTCTCGAATGAAGCAGATCAGCTCCGTGCTTGTCCTTATTTTTGCAGGTTGGATCAGCACGGTTTTTGGCCTTCAACTTACCGATGAAGTGATCTTTGATCTTCGTTATGTCCCTTTAATTGTTGCCGTTTTAACGTATAGACAACCCTATAGCGTAATTATCGTAGGTGTCGGGATTGGACTGTCGAGGCTGACTTTTGGCATCACGGACGCTACTGTAGCAGCGGTAATTAATATGTCTCTTCTTGGACTGATATGTGCGGGTTTAAATATATGGATGAGACGCAGCAACTTTAGACTAATCAGTAAAGGCGTATTAGTGATACTCATCGTCAACGTATTTAATAGTATAGGCATAGCTATTTTTGGGGTAATCCCGGCTACATATTTTTTCTCGCATATTATGCCGTATACGCTTCCTACAGGTATTGCGCTCAGTTTGATGTTTGCATTCATTTTACGTGATTTTCAGAATGAACAGAATCGCATTTTGCTTATCCAGAGTACAAACAGGCTATTGTCTGTGCAAAAAGAAGAGTTACAGAAAGCCCAGATTGTGCTGGAGGATCGAGCAAAACAATTGATGATTGCCTCCCAATACAAATCGGAATTCCTGGCGAATATGTCACATGAGCTGCGTACACCACTGAACAGTGTCATTAACTTCGCCCAGATGATCAGTGAGAACGCTGATACGATGGATCAGGAGGAGATTGTACGTTTTTCCACCATGATTGATCACTCTGGCCAGGAACTGCTCACGCTCATTAACGATATTCTGGATCTGTCCAAAGTGGAAGCGGGACGGCTGGATATTGTACTGGAGGATATCAGTGTCGCACAACTTACAGAAGATGCCATGAGTCACTTTCAGCTGGTTGCCGAGAAAAAAGGTATTGAGTTGCAAATGGATAAAAAGCCAGGACTGCCCGAGACACTCTGGTCTGATCCTCAGCGGGTTCAACAGATTTTGCGGAATCTGATGTCGAATGCCATCAAGTTCACTCACCGGGGGAAGGTCACGCTGACCGTAAGCACCAAGCAGATTAAGAATGCAAGTATTCAGAATCGATGGCTCGTTTTCTCCGTTCAGGACACAGGCATTGGTATTTCTGAGGACAAGCATCATTCCATATTTGAAGCATTTCAGCAAGCAGATGGATCGATTAGCCGCAAGTTTGGCGGGACTGGACTCGGTCTTTCGATCAGTCGGGATCTGGCCAGATTACTGGGAGGATCGATTGAACTTGAGAGCGTTGAAGGGAAGGGCAGCACCTTCCATCTCTATCTTCCGTTGAACCGTGAAAAAATGAGTTGA
- a CDS encoding sporulation protein YjcZ, producing MSKVVEGVGYGGWTSTGAILVLFILLVIITKSFWV from the coding sequence ATGAGCAAAGTAGTTGAAGGCGTAGGATACGGCGGCTGGACATCGACTGGAGCAATCCTGGTTCTGTTCATTCTTCTCGTAATCATCACTAAATCTTTCTGGGTATAA
- a CDS encoding HD domain-containing phosphohydrolase has product MEVYRSFIFRLLRNYLIGSLAAVFVVGTMVMVSTLQIPNIQFVRLIFIVLISLLFMLVAELITLWAQLGPIRQFFASEHHEKDELNRMYESVHRFPGQTIYRIMGPHMLGFSIPAAGLTIWMISTGWLDFPYGYVVVAAACAILIAVMHALIEYYLTVRAVRPLLLEIRHRGKVQYGMEPSLGGRILVSIQRKFQLSTALIGLFPLFLFFLATYIRLQYMDSEFAKEYILWGVFIVILGAGFALVGSWLLIRDVRDPVAELTHEMNRIQGGDLGRRAPDLYADEFSALISGFNMMINRLEMRQERNRQLLQSYFSTLAAALDARDKYTAGHSMRVAEYSLMIGKLSGMDEEQADLLYKSALLHDIGKIGIPDEVLLKDGKLSDEEFAIIRTHPVQGESILLQIEPIDAMADFLPGVRSHHERYDGKGYPDGMAGDEIPLFGRIIAVADAFDAMTSDRPYRNGMSHERALTILEEGKGTQWDPYFAGLFIDEWRRQQHIQKPSK; this is encoded by the coding sequence TTGGAAGTATACCGTTCATTTATTTTTCGTCTGCTACGCAATTATCTGATCGGTTCACTGGCAGCTGTTTTTGTTGTCGGTACAATGGTTATGGTATCCACCTTGCAGATACCCAATATTCAATTTGTTCGACTCATCTTCATTGTGTTGATATCACTTTTGTTCATGCTTGTTGCAGAATTAATTACACTGTGGGCGCAGCTTGGACCCATAAGGCAATTTTTTGCTTCCGAGCATCACGAGAAAGATGAACTGAACCGCATGTATGAGAGTGTTCATCGTTTCCCTGGACAGACCATATATCGGATTATGGGTCCGCACATGCTTGGTTTTTCAATTCCGGCAGCCGGATTAACAATATGGATGATATCCACGGGGTGGCTTGACTTCCCTTATGGGTACGTTGTGGTGGCAGCTGCGTGTGCAATTTTGATCGCCGTCATGCATGCACTGATTGAGTATTATCTGACGGTGCGGGCAGTTAGACCCTTGCTGCTTGAGATTCGTCATCGAGGCAAAGTCCAGTATGGGATGGAACCTTCACTGGGAGGACGCATCCTGGTGTCGATTCAGCGTAAATTTCAGCTAAGTACGGCACTGATCGGATTATTTCCTTTATTTTTGTTTTTTCTGGCTACATATATTCGGCTTCAGTATATGGATAGTGAGTTTGCAAAAGAGTACATCCTGTGGGGCGTATTTATCGTCATTCTAGGCGCTGGGTTTGCACTGGTTGGCAGCTGGCTGTTGATTCGGGATGTTCGTGATCCGGTTGCTGAACTGACACATGAGATGAACCGAATTCAAGGGGGAGATCTTGGCAGAAGAGCCCCAGATCTGTATGCGGATGAATTTTCGGCGTTGATCTCCGGCTTCAATATGATGATTAATCGGCTTGAGATGAGACAGGAACGTAATCGGCAGCTGCTGCAAAGTTATTTTTCTACGTTGGCGGCTGCATTGGACGCCCGAGATAAATATACGGCAGGGCATTCGATGCGTGTGGCAGAGTATTCGCTGATGATCGGCAAGCTGAGTGGAATGGATGAAGAACAGGCGGATTTATTGTACAAATCAGCCCTGCTCCATGATATCGGGAAAATCGGCATACCTGATGAGGTGTTGCTGAAGGATGGAAAACTAAGCGATGAAGAATTCGCAATTATTCGGACACATCCCGTACAGGGGGAGAGCATTCTGCTCCAGATTGAACCAATTGATGCCATGGCTGACTTTTTGCCTGGTGTACGATCCCATCATGAAAGATACGATGGCAAAGGGTATCCGGACGGAATGGCAGGTGATGAGATTCCGCTATTTGGCCGCATCATTGCGGTTGCGGATGCCTTTGATGCCATGACGTCTGATCGACCATACCGGAATGGGATGAGTCACGAGAGAGCGCTAACGATTTTGGAAGAAGGAAAAGGGACCCAATGGGACCCCTATTTTGCAGGTTTGTTTATTGATGAATGGAGACGACAACAGCATATTCAGAAACCGTCGAAGTGA
- a CDS encoding MTH1187 family thiamine-binding protein codes for MAIAEVTVIPIGTGTTSLSSYVADMQKVLEHQRGITYQLTSMSTIIEGPLNEVFTAIAALHEAPFLSGAQRVSTSVKIDDRRDKPDASSIQKLQSVQDKLTSLQTRPN; via the coding sequence ATGGCAATAGCAGAAGTGACTGTAATTCCAATTGGAACAGGTACGACGAGTCTGAGCAGTTATGTGGCAGACATGCAGAAGGTATTGGAACATCAACGGGGCATTACATATCAGTTAACTTCCATGAGCACCATTATTGAGGGGCCGCTTAACGAGGTCTTTACAGCAATTGCGGCTTTGCATGAAGCACCGTTTTTGTCAGGAGCTCAGCGTGTATCCACATCTGTCAAGATCGACGACCGTCGGGATAAACCGGATGCCTCAAGCATACAGAAGCTACAATCGGTTCAGGACAAACTGACATCACTTCAGACAAGACCTAATTAA
- a CDS encoding sigma-70 family RNA polymerase sigma factor yields MTESMEDSRLMRQIAERDASALELLYDRYERAVYSFAYRIVGDPMTAEETVQELFLRVWNNAERYDASQGKLTTWMFAITRNIAVDMLRRKSKGAAATSVEHETLAAYADEDTNTEEEVQRKWEGTRIKEALSQLNGDQQQVIESIYYAGLTQQEVSSRFGIPLGTVKSRVRLAMRQLQKLLADAELHPDAGREGIHP; encoded by the coding sequence ATGACTGAATCGATGGAGGACAGCAGGTTAATGCGGCAGATTGCGGAACGAGATGCTTCCGCACTGGAGCTTTTATATGACCGTTATGAGCGAGCGGTATACTCTTTTGCCTACCGGATTGTTGGTGATCCCATGACGGCAGAGGAGACCGTTCAGGAACTTTTCCTGCGGGTCTGGAATAATGCTGAACGATACGATGCCTCACAGGGGAAGCTGACCACATGGATGTTTGCGATTACGCGTAACATTGCAGTGGACATGCTGAGGCGGAAATCAAAAGGAGCAGCGGCTACTTCAGTTGAACACGAGACACTGGCGGCCTATGCCGATGAAGATACGAACACGGAAGAAGAAGTACAACGTAAATGGGAAGGCACCCGGATTAAAGAGGCGTTGTCCCAGTTGAACGGTGATCAGCAACAAGTTATCGAATCGATTTATTATGCGGGATTAACCCAGCAGGAAGTATCCAGCCGATTCGGGATTCCGCTGGGTACAGTAAAGAGCCGTGTCAGGCTTGCCATGCGGCAGCTCCAAAAGTTGCTGGCCGATGCTGAATTGCATCCGGACGCGGGAAGGGAGGGCATACATCCATGA